TAAAATTCAATACGTAAAGGATTTTCTTTAAGCATTTGTTCCAATTGCTGCTCTATAGCTTCTTGCAAGTTAAAAACCAACGTGTTTTTACGTGGTGTTTTAGCAAAGGCTGCTTTTAATTTATCAAAATCTAAAGAAGACAAATCTACGTACACTTCTTCTTCATCCTCATTCACTTCGTTATCTTGAATAACAACACTATCGCTCACTATAGCTTGCAATTCCATAATAATTTGTGTTACATCTGCTGATTTTACATTTTGATTTAAAGCGGTGTAAATAGCCTCAATGGCATTAAAATCTGAAACATGTTTCTTTAATTTATCATTAGGAAATAAAGCTTTGTATTTTCTAAATACATTTCTAGCCATCATTTCAAAAGTAGTACGCGTGGTTTCGTTTAAGCATACACAATCTGTAGCGTCTTTAATTTTAGCAATCTTAGACATTGGTTTTGCATTCTTTAAATCTTGAAGTGAAAAGTCCAATTCTTTTAAATAGGCTTTTACATCTTTTATCGCTTGTTTTAATTCTACCTCAACATCTTCTAAAGGCTCTACAGGACTTCCTGATCCTTTATCTTTCCCTCCAGATTTTCCTCCTTCTCCATAAACCGAATAGGCATGTTCTAATTGCTTATACACATTACCATAATCTACAATTAAACCGTTTTCTTTTTCATCGTCATACACACGGTTTGCTCTTGCAATGGTTTGCATTAACGTATGTTCTTTTATAGGTTTGTCTAAATATACAGTAGAGACACAAGGTGCATCAAAACCAGTTATCCACATAGCGCAAACTATGGCTAAACGAAATGGATTCTCTTCATCTTTAAATTCTTTTTCAAGATTGCGCTCCACCATTTTTCTACGATGCACTTCAATATCTAAATCCATTTTTTTGAATTTATCTACTTCGTTTTGCTCGCTACTTACTACAACGCAAACCTCTGTTTCTTTTACTTTGTTGTATTTACGTTTTAGTTCTTGTTCTTCTTGTTGGTCTTCTGCGTTTTTAATGCGCTCTTCTAATTCTTTTAGGTATTCTGGCCAATAGCCTTGAATCATCTGGTACATTCTAACCGCTGTAGGTTTATCTAAAGCAACATACATCGCCTTTCCTTGATACCCTCTTTCGTTAAAATGCCAAACTAAATCTTTTGCAATAGCATCTAAACGTGGTTCTGCTGTAAGAATCGGATAATTCCGACTAAATAAATATTCTAATTTCTTCTTTTGGTCGTCGTCTAAATCTTCATTCTCGAAAACCTCTGCCATTTTTGCATCTAACTCAGGATTAGTAATATCTAGTTTTTCACCTCTATTTAAATAGCGTAATGGTAAGGTCGCTTCATCTTCAATAGCACGTTTAAAATCGTAAACAGAAACGTACTCACCAAATATATTTTTGGTTAACTCTTCTTCTTCTTTTATAATTGGAGTTCCTGTAAAACCTAAATACGATGCATTTGGCAAACCATGAAAACGCATGTTTCTAGCATACGTTCCTGATTGTGTTCTGTGTGCTTCATCACTAATTACAATCACGTTTTTACGGTCTGTAATTAATGGGTATTCTGTTTCTAATTTTGGATCTATAGAAAATTTATGAATCAAAGAAAACACATATCGATGATTTTCAGATAACAACTCGCGTAAATGCTCACGACCTGTCATCCCTTTCTTTTTTCCTGCTATACAATTTTTATCGTTTACTGCGCCAACACCAGAAAAGGTATCGTACAGTTGGTTTTCTAATTCGGTTCTATCTACAGCTATTAAAAAGGTGTATGAACCTCCTAATTTTCTATGAATTTTTTCGCATAAAAACACCATTGAATATGATTTTCCAGAACCTTGCGTGTGCCAAAACACACCCAACTTCCCTTCTAAATCTTCAATATTATTTACATTTTCTATAACTTTATTTACACCAATATATTGGTGATTTTTAGCCATTAACTTTACCACATCTCCTTGCGAATCATCAAATAATAAATAGTTTTCAAAAATATCCATTAAACGATGTTTGTCGCATGTACCACGCAACATGGTGTCTAAACTTACTTCTCCTTCTTCATCTTCTTCTATACGTTTCCAGTCTAAAAAGTATTTATACTTACTGGTTATGGTTCCTACTTTTGCATCTAATCCGTTACTTAAAATAACAAATCCGTTATTATGAAACACTTGTGGAATAGCATCTTTATAATCTTTTAAGTTATCGTTATACGCATGACGTAAATCCTGATGATGTGCTTTCAACTCAAAAAACACTAACGGTATACCATTCACAAAGCCAACTACATCTGGTCGTCTTAAATACAACTCGCCTAAAACTTCTAATTGACGTACTGCTAAAAAATGATTGTCTTGATACTTATTAAAATTAAAAACCTTTAGCTTGGTTTTTATCAATTCGCCCTTATCATTGGTGTAACTTACAGGAACACCATTTTTAAGTAAATTGCTTTTTTCTTTATTTATAGAACCTAGCGTTTGGTCCGCTACATTTTGAGTGATTCTATCTATAGCTTGTTGATACGCTAACTCTGGATGGTTCGGATTTAATTTTTTAAGCGCTTGCAATAAGTAACGTGTTAAAACCACTTCGCTTTTATCTTCTCTACCTAATAAACCATTGTCTCCAAAAGACTCTTTATGCCATGCAGAAAGGACTGTCCAACCTAATTGTTCTAAAACATCTTGTGTTGCATTTTCTATTAAACCGTCTTCTGAATATTCGTAGCTCATAGTTTTTTTACTTTACTAATTCTGATAAAACCTGTGGTGAACCACCATTAAAATTTCCCTTTATATTTACTAACTCTCTATATTTTGGAAAGTAATAATCTTGGTCAGGATGCTTAAAGTGATCTGTTGCAATAAACTGTCCTTGGCTCCACATTTTTTCTTTTAATTGACTAGCATACCATTTAAAAACGTACAGTTCATCATCTACATTTTTGTCAATTTCAAATTCTAATACTTTATTTTCTAATAAGCTTTCTAAATCTTTTGTGTTTTTAAAGTCATCAAAAAACAACTTAAAAGCTAAACTATCGGAATCTATATCTCTAATAATTCGTTTCCATTCTCCAAAATTATATTTCCAATAATAACTAGACCATTTTTTCTGCCAATAAGAACCATACCAAAATAAAAGAACTCTTACTTTTTTAGCATTCTTATAATCTATATTCCTACCTGTTTTTATAGGGAAAAGAGTGTGAAATTTCTCTTTTATTAGCACCAATTCGGTAGCTGAAAGTTTTTCATTAAACTCTATTAAATGGGAAGAGTTTATATTTCTTAAATCAGCACCTTCAATATTTAATGGATGGTCTTCGATTTCCCAAATTAAACTTTCTATTTCTCGTAAATCAATACAATTTTCAATTTTCAATTTTGATAAGAAACTGTATTTTAAAATCTCGTTTTTAGTCCTGTAACTATTTCTGCTTTTTGATTCATCTTCTGTATTTAAAGAGTCAGAACCTTGATCTAAAGTATCAAATACTCCATTTATATCTATTATACCTATAGTTTGTTTTAAAGCTGAAACAGCTCTACTATTGTTCTTAAATCTAATATAAAAGAAACGTAATACCCTAAAGGTTTCATCAACATCTAAACTATCTTTAGGTTTTTCTTTTATATACAAAAGCCAAGACCAAATAAAAATCATTCTATTTTGTTCTGTACCTTTATTTTGGTCAGTATAATCAGCGAACCAATCTGTTTCATTTTTATTAAAAACATCCCAAATATCTTCTAAACAGTTATTAACCCAATTAGCATAATTATATTTCGACTTGAAAGATTCCGAATTATCAATTAAAAATTTAAATGCGTTAATATATTCTTCAATGCTTTTAATTGATAACAAATCTTCAACCTCGGCTATTGTAAATTCATCGCCATTAAGTTTTAGATAATTTTCAAGACCAGCAATACAATTAATAAAAGCATTGTAGCCAAAGTCTGCACTTTGTATACTTCTCTTTTTATCTCTATGCTTCCAAAAAAGATGTTGCCATGACTCCCATTTTTTTCCCGAATTAAATAAATCTTTACCATCAAGCATTAAAGCAGCCTTCGTGATTTCGTTATCTGCCAAATCTTCTCCTCTGGCATTCATTGTTATATATAGCTCTTCTCCTTCCGATGTTACTTCTGTTTTAAAATGCCAAAACACAATATTATTTAATAGATGATTATAATATTTTGTTTTACAATTGAAGACTTGCTCAATGTATTGCAATGTCTTAATCATTGCTTTTATGCTTAAGTCAATTTTATAATCTTTTAAAAACCATGTTTGTTTATCTATATTTTTTAAATCTTCAATTGTATTCGTTTTCTCTACAAATTCTAAAAGAAATCGCTTAGTTAAATCTCTTACTTTAAAATCAAAACTCATACTTACACCTTCAAACCTAATTAAAGACAAAAAATCAACTTTCCTGTTTTCCTTTAAGGCAAAATAAAAAGCAAGTAAAAACAATGTAGTAAATCGTTGTTGTCCATCTATTAAGTTTTCATCTAAGAAACGATCATTTTGCACCTTAACATAATCTGGTTTATAAGAATACAAAAAGCCAATATTAACACGTGTATTACCATCTGGCAGGTGACAATGTTCACAACCATTACCGATTTTATGTTTTAATTCTTTTAAGAATTTATTTATTACTTTTTCATTATTTCCCCAAACATACTCTCGTTGTATTTCTGGAATAATGAAATTATTCTGAGACAATAGTGTAAGTAAGTTTTCTTCTTTTAAAAAAGCGTTCTGTTTTCTACTCATTTAAAATAGGTTTAAAAAATTCTTCTAACGTAGTATAAATTTCATCTGCATTTCTTTCTACATCTTTTAAAGTCCAATTATTTAAATCTTTTGAAGAGGTACTTTTAATAAATGCATTTACTGTATGCTCTCGAACGTATAATCCGTTTATAGTATTTTCTATTACATTTTTTCTTTTTAAAGCATACTCTCCATTTCCAAAACCTCTATTTATTGTTAAATGCAATAACACCAAGTTTCCTAAAGAATTTACAGGTCTTTTTTTATGAATTGTTGTTTTAAATTCATTTAACGCTTCGGTCTGTTCCTCAACTGTTAGAGAAGACCAAGACGCTTGATTATATTTAAAAACTGGAATAAATTGTGATGAATCATAATCTAAATTAAGCGTATCTATATATTGATTAAGTTTTTCTATTGGATTTGTAAAAGCCTTAATCTCTTTTAATTCTCTAGGTGTTCCAGAAAAGATATGTTCTTTATCTTCTTTATAGTTTTTAAAATATCGAGGCTTTAAAAAAGGTAATGGAATTCCTTTGTCTTTGGTTTCACTATGTGCAATTACATCTAATAAAATTAATATTTTCTGAATAATTGAAGTTTCATACCAATTAGTTCTATTATCACTATCATAATCCTTTATTTTGGACATCCAAAATGTATAACCTATATCTTCATTATCAGCATCTTCTTTACCAAAAACAGCCACTTTCAATTGTTCTACACACCAAATATTTTTAAATTGATCTCTAGTTGAATTGTTAGATAACCATTGCTCAAAAACAGATTTTATTTTTATTTGTGAATGCGTAAATAGAAAACCTAAATAATGATATATTTTTCTATCCTCAAACCAATCTTGTAAAACACGATGTAACTTTAATAATGATTGATACATTACAAGAGCTTCTTCTTTCTCAAAACTATGCAATGTGATTTCTGTTTCTCCTTTAATTTCGACCCATATTTTATAAAGTAAATTAATGGGATGTTCGTCTTGATTAAACTTTATAGTTTCCTTAGTTCCTGTTTTAATTTTAGTAAAATTCTGAAAATATAGTTTTACATCTTCACGACTCCACCAACTATTCATTTCGTCTAATTCCCAACCAATACGCGTTCTTCTTTGATTTAATTTTAAAATATCTTGAACATTGTCGGCATCATAATCTTCTAATTCTTGTTTGGCAACTCTAGTAATTAATATCGCTCTTATTAAATCTGAACCATCTAAATGTACTTTTCCTGCGTTTAAATTCATAAACAATTCCTGTTCTGAAATTTGCTCTACTTTATTAACTATAAGTTTTACATGATTTAAAACAATATCTTTAAAATTATCTAAATCTAAAGTTCTGTCTGTGTTTGTAAACCAAGAATCTATTGTTTTTAACGCTACAAACATGTGGTATATATCCTGATAATCAACATCAGAGCCAACCTGAGAACTAATGAATGTTTCAAAAGTTTCTGCTTCTAATATTGTTTTAATAATATCAGATTCATTAGCTACTATTTTCTGAATAAAATCGTTTGAAGGCTCTCGCACAGCATAATTTATCATACCATCCACCAAATTATTAGCCTTTAAATAAGCTAATAAAAGTGTTACTGTAGTTAAGCGCTGTTGCCCATCTACTACATTTAAATAAGTGTCATTTTCTAAATTTTGAAATAACGTGATGTTTTGTAAACAGTAAAAATGTTCTTCATCTCTTGTTAACGAAAATTTATAAATATCATCTAATAACTGGTTAACTTGTTGCTCACTCCATTTATAACCTCTTTGGTATTCTGGTATATTATAGATTTTCCCTTTTGGATATGTGGTAAAAACCTTTTGTAAACTATATAATAATTCCGCCATTCTTAAACTTTATTATATTTCTCACTCTCCTCCGCAACCATACCCAACTGCTCACCTACCTCCAAACCATCAACATCTATCATCCCACTCATTAAACGTGGCAATAAAATATCGCGTGCTTCTTTTAAGTGTTGGTTTTGCTCAATTAATTTCAATTGCATTTTATTTCCAAGTTTAACCATTTTATGAAACTTATTTATTGTTTCAGTATTTGGCGTTAATACTCTTAATGAGCCAAGTTGTGAAAGATTAATATTGGGTTGAGCAGCTTGTCCACTAATGGTATTTATAAGTTTATTCATGTATTCTGAGCTCAAAAAATATTTAATAAAAAATGGGCTTATACTTGATTCACTTATTCTTACAATACCAACAGCCTGATTTGTATTTGCTGGTAAAATATTATTATTAACCATACCTATTCTACCTAAAACACCAGCAATTGAAACTAAAACATCATTTTCTTGTAATTTTGATCTACCTAAAGTTTCATGAGTGTCATCATCAATGTGCGCGAATTTTTCGGTAATAAAAAACCCATCATCTGAATAGCTTTCAGCTTTTACAAAATTTACTCCTTCATCAACAAATTTTCTCCCAAGAGAAGTAGGTGTTGTTCCTTTGGTGATTTTATTGCAAAAACTTTTTAAAGGATTCTTCTCCCAACCAACAGGCAAACCACTCTCCGCATCAATATCCACATTCTCATAACCAGGAAATTTAAAGCGTACAAACCACTCTTCATAGGTTTGTTGTGCTTGTTCTTCTAATAACTTAATGCGTTTTAGGTTGTTTTCTATTAAATCATCATACCCTGATAAAAT
The window above is part of the Algibacter sp. L3A6 genome. Proteins encoded here:
- a CDS encoding DUF262 domain-containing protein, with protein sequence MSRKQNAFLKEENLLTLLSQNNFIIPEIQREYVWGNNEKVINKFLKELKHKIGNGCEHCHLPDGNTRVNIGFLYSYKPDYVKVQNDRFLDENLIDGQQRFTTLFLLAFYFALKENRKVDFLSLIRFEGVSMSFDFKVRDLTKRFLLEFVEKTNTIEDLKNIDKQTWFLKDYKIDLSIKAMIKTLQYIEQVFNCKTKYYNHLLNNIVFWHFKTEVTSEGEELYITMNARGEDLADNEITKAALMLDGKDLFNSGKKWESWQHLFWKHRDKKRSIQSADFGYNAFINCIAGLENYLKLNGDEFTIAEVEDLLSIKSIEEYINAFKFLIDNSESFKSKYNYANWVNNCLEDIWDVFNKNETDWFADYTDQNKGTEQNRMIFIWSWLLYIKEKPKDSLDVDETFRVLRFFYIRFKNNSRAVSALKQTIGIIDINGVFDTLDQGSDSLNTEDESKSRNSYRTKNEILKYSFLSKLKIENCIDLREIESLIWEIEDHPLNIEGADLRNINSSHLIEFNEKLSATELVLIKEKFHTLFPIKTGRNIDYKNAKKVRVLLFWYGSYWQKKWSSYYWKYNFGEWKRIIRDIDSDSLAFKLFFDDFKNTKDLESLLENKVLEFEIDKNVDDELYVFKWYASQLKEKMWSQGQFIATDHFKHPDQDYYFPKYRELVNIKGNFNGGSPQVLSELVK
- a CDS encoding type I restriction endonuclease subunit R; its protein translation is MSYEYSEDGLIENATQDVLEQLGWTVLSAWHKESFGDNGLLGREDKSEVVLTRYLLQALKKLNPNHPELAYQQAIDRITQNVADQTLGSINKEKSNLLKNGVPVSYTNDKGELIKTKLKVFNFNKYQDNHFLAVRQLEVLGELYLRRPDVVGFVNGIPLVFFELKAHHQDLRHAYNDNLKDYKDAIPQVFHNNGFVILSNGLDAKVGTITSKYKYFLDWKRIEEDEEGEVSLDTMLRGTCDKHRLMDIFENYLLFDDSQGDVVKLMAKNHQYIGVNKVIENVNNIEDLEGKLGVFWHTQGSGKSYSMVFLCEKIHRKLGGSYTFLIAVDRTELENQLYDTFSGVGAVNDKNCIAGKKKGMTGREHLRELLSENHRYVFSLIHKFSIDPKLETEYPLITDRKNVIVISDEAHRTQSGTYARNMRFHGLPNASYLGFTGTPIIKEEEELTKNIFGEYVSVYDFKRAIEDEATLPLRYLNRGEKLDITNPELDAKMAEVFENEDLDDDQKKKLEYLFSRNYPILTAEPRLDAIAKDLVWHFNERGYQGKAMYVALDKPTAVRMYQMIQGYWPEYLKELEERIKNAEDQQEEQELKRKYNKVKETEVCVVVSSEQNEVDKFKKMDLDIEVHRRKMVERNLEKEFKDEENPFRLAIVCAMWITGFDAPCVSTVYLDKPIKEHTLMQTIARANRVYDDEKENGLIVDYGNVYKQLEHAYSVYGEGGKSGGKDKGSGSPVEPLEDVEVELKQAIKDVKAYLKELDFSLQDLKNAKPMSKIAKIKDATDCVCLNETTRTTFEMMARNVFRKYKALFPNDKLKKHVSDFNAIEAIYTALNQNVKSADVTQIIMELQAIVSDSVVIQDNEVNEDEEEVYVDLSSLDFDKLKAAFAKTPRKNTLVFNLQEAIEQQLEQMLKENPLRIEFYERYKEIIEEYNRGKSLEDTVKTFDNLNDFIKDLSFEEQRVVRENLKDQETLAIFDLLKEGKELTIKELKEVKKVAAKTLEILKTEKLKKENWRESRQMKAGVKSAIYDNLLYLPQDFYTDEEVGLKTASVYQHIYSNYYGNNKSVYNQRAS
- a CDS encoding DUF262 domain-containing protein, with translation MAELLYSLQKVFTTYPKGKIYNIPEYQRGYKWSEQQVNQLLDDIYKFSLTRDEEHFYCLQNITLFQNLENDTYLNVVDGQQRLTTVTLLLAYLKANNLVDGMINYAVREPSNDFIQKIVANESDIIKTILEAETFETFISSQVGSDVDYQDIYHMFVALKTIDSWFTNTDRTLDLDNFKDIVLNHVKLIVNKVEQISEQELFMNLNAGKVHLDGSDLIRAILITRVAKQELEDYDADNVQDILKLNQRRTRIGWELDEMNSWWSREDVKLYFQNFTKIKTGTKETIKFNQDEHPINLLYKIWVEIKGETEITLHSFEKEEALVMYQSLLKLHRVLQDWFEDRKIYHYLGFLFTHSQIKIKSVFEQWLSNNSTRDQFKNIWCVEQLKVAVFGKEDADNEDIGYTFWMSKIKDYDSDNRTNWYETSIIQKILILLDVIAHSETKDKGIPLPFLKPRYFKNYKEDKEHIFSGTPRELKEIKAFTNPIEKLNQYIDTLNLDYDSSQFIPVFKYNQASWSSLTVEEQTEALNEFKTTIHKKRPVNSLGNLVLLHLTINRGFGNGEYALKRKNVIENTINGLYVREHTVNAFIKSTSSKDLNNWTLKDVERNADEIYTTLEEFFKPILNE
- a CDS encoding restriction endonuclease subunit S, whose protein sequence is MMQGWKEVELQDISTKIGDGLHGTPKYDENGGYFFINGNNLVNGKILIKPETKKLNEKEYLKIKKELNDKTILVGINGTLGNIGFYNGEPIALGKSACYINLNNEVDKNYIRYTLEGQHFQKYAYLFATGSTIKNLGLKAVRKYKINLPPLKTQRKIASILSGYDDLIENNLKRIKLLEEQAQQTYEEWFVRFKFPGYENVDIDAESGLPVGWEKNPLKSFCNKITKGTTPTSLGRKFVDEGVNFVKAESYSDDGFFITEKFAHIDDDTHETLGRSKLQENDVLVSIAGVLGRIGMVNNNILPANTNQAVGIVRISESSISPFFIKYFLSSEYMNKLINTISGQAAQPNINLSQLGSLRVLTPNTETINKFHKMVKLGNKMQLKLIEQNQHLKEARDILLPRLMSGMIDVDGLEVGEQLGMVAEESEKYNKV